One part of the Vibrio palustris genome encodes these proteins:
- a CDS encoding MurR/RpiR family transcriptional regulator — protein MNNDLDMVIAYSRVKFTRKENQIADYLLANPVPDKIEILAKAIDVSASSLTRFTKKLGCQSFKEFYYRYQRRLEETAPDIEEDQQGALHHEYVNLLQNRYDIFDDKVTQTIAEEIHRRPGIHVYGEGFSTLVAQDLKLRFRRLGKFVDIIHDTDSMDMYGPPMNANDLLLIISLNGRNERLIKYLSHLKERGVTIACMTSNKKSKMVSLSQYVLFTPSLNGEELTGLISPQFPLLMAVDSLYGHYVNTYRSSIDTWMATERHYLLSK, from the coding sequence TTTATTGGCAAACCCAGTACCTGATAAGATTGAAATTCTTGCAAAAGCGATTGATGTATCAGCTTCATCTTTGACTCGTTTTACAAAAAAACTTGGATGCCAATCGTTTAAAGAATTTTATTATCGTTATCAACGACGTTTGGAGGAAACGGCACCGGATATTGAGGAGGATCAGCAAGGTGCTCTGCATCATGAGTATGTAAATCTGTTACAGAACAGATATGACATCTTTGATGATAAAGTCACTCAGACTATTGCTGAAGAGATTCACCGTCGTCCAGGTATTCATGTTTATGGTGAGGGCTTTAGCACACTTGTTGCACAAGATTTAAAGTTAAGATTTAGAAGGCTGGGTAAGTTCGTTGACATTATTCATGATACGGATTCAATGGATATGTATGGCCCACCGATGAATGCAAACGATTTACTTCTTATTATTTCGCTAAATGGGCGTAATGAACGTTTAATAAAATATTTAAGTCATTTAAAAGAACGGGGCGTAACTATTGCATGTATGACATCCAACAAAAAATCCAAAATGGTCAGTCTTTCTCAATATGTATTATTTACTCCATCTTTGAATGGAGAGGAATTGACGGGATTAATATCTCCTCAGTTTCCGTTATTAATGGCTGTAGACTCTTTATATGGTCATTACGTAAATACATATAGGTCCTCAATAGACACTTGGATGGCAACTGAAAGACATTATCTATTATCCAAATAA